One part of the Sulfolobus tengchongensis genome encodes these proteins:
- a CDS encoding cobyric acid synthase: MSIIIASTMSDSGKSFVTTGLVRILNAKPLKIQNMSLNSISTWDGGEIAFIQAYQAIGAGIRPERYMNPILLKPMGKGVEVVFMGYSLGIMNGKEYYTLANNTLWSKISPYLNDDLVIEAAGGIGEPNFIDRDITAIKVMKERGIPAILVLDIDRGGAFSSAYGTYMMLPQSVRENIKGFIINKFRGEESFLYDAIKWLEQKTNMRYLGYIPFLDEIPIMPEDSMNVYNFGEGDVEVAIIAYPYMSNFNEFYALSKSNTHVRFVRKPKEITKADLVILPGSRNTLESLKWLADRGFIDYLRKSKNVLGVCGGFQIMGKRLVDPYGIETGNPTEYNGLGIFDMDVYYEKIKTVSLTEGISDYGKIDGYEIRRGVIKYGSEKPLLEIVSRNGERVSVKDGVYKSNFVGLSVHGSLFSDGMKNLLNEFNIKIHSETMVSEIQQQALLVERTLRKYLHIDEIVDIYKE; the protein is encoded by the coding sequence GTGTCAATAATAATAGCTTCCACAATGAGCGATTCTGGCAAATCGTTTGTGACTACTGGTTTAGTTAGGATACTTAACGCCAAACCACTTAAGATTCAAAATATGTCCTTAAATAGTATATCAACTTGGGATGGGGGAGAAATAGCATTTATTCAAGCATACCAAGCAATTGGAGCAGGGATTAGACCGGAAAGGTATATGAATCCTATACTGCTTAAGCCAATGGGAAAAGGTGTTGAAGTCGTATTTATGGGTTATTCCTTAGGCATAATGAACGGAAAGGAATACTATACTTTAGCAAATAATACGCTATGGAGCAAAATTTCCCCTTACCTAAATGACGATCTAGTTATAGAAGCCGCAGGAGGTATTGGTGAACCTAATTTTATCGATAGAGACATAACTGCAATAAAGGTTATGAAAGAGAGAGGTATTCCAGCCATTTTAGTCCTTGATATAGATAGAGGAGGAGCTTTCTCATCAGCTTATGGAACATATATGATGCTACCTCAGTCTGTAAGAGAAAACATAAAGGGCTTTATTATTAACAAGTTTAGAGGAGAGGAAAGCTTCCTCTATGATGCGATAAAATGGCTTGAGCAGAAGACTAATATGAGATATTTAGGCTACATACCTTTTCTTGACGAAATTCCCATAATGCCAGAAGATTCCATGAACGTTTATAACTTCGGCGAAGGTGATGTAGAAGTAGCCATAATAGCTTACCCTTATATGAGTAATTTTAATGAATTTTATGCTTTAAGTAAGTCCAATACTCATGTGAGATTTGTTAGAAAGCCTAAAGAGATCACTAAAGCTGATTTAGTTATTCTTCCAGGTAGTAGGAATACGTTAGAGTCACTAAAATGGCTAGCTGATAGAGGATTTATCGATTATCTAAGAAAAAGCAAGAACGTATTGGGTGTTTGTGGTGGTTTCCAAATCATGGGCAAAAGGTTAGTTGATCCATATGGTATCGAGACTGGTAATCCCACAGAGTACAACGGGTTAGGGATCTTTGATATGGATGTATACTATGAAAAAATAAAAACAGTGTCATTAACTGAGGGAATCTCAGATTATGGAAAGATTGATGGTTATGAGATTAGGCGAGGAGTGATAAAATATGGGAGTGAGAAACCATTATTGGAGATAGTATCTAGAAATGGTGAGAGAGTTAGTGTTAAGGACGGTGTATATAAAAGTAATTTCGTTGGGCTAAGTGTTCATGGCAGTTTATTTTCTGATGGGATGAAAAACTTATTGAACGAATTTAATATTAAAATACATTCAGAGACGATGGTGAGCGAAATACAACAACAAGCTCTTCTTGTAGAGAGAACTTTAAGAAAGTATCTACACATTGATGAAATAGTAGATATTTATAAGGAATGA
- the cobS gene encoding adenosylcobinamide-GDP ribazoletransferase: MRGKGILAQFSFFTTIPVKTNIPLEEIAEYSYISPIVVGITLAIIESGLYFILYKVLGIGELSGILLLGVIELLRGFNHLDGLLDLGDALMVRGSREKKVKALKDVEIGSGGIGLLLVYLSIEVVALLKLGFSIYTILYLISSDVISRSFSLYVLSTIKPLPESVLGKIFHEKLRNKSLILIIELIPFISLYNVILYIVLYIIMYKICKSLGGSSGDITGASITISFPIFLLTNEVTNLNYSIISILCYLFLHLH; encoded by the coding sequence ATGAGAGGAAAAGGAATATTAGCGCAATTTTCGTTCTTCACAACAATACCAGTAAAGACCAATATACCATTAGAGGAAATTGCCGAATACTCTTATATCTCCCCGATAGTTGTAGGAATAACATTAGCTATAATAGAGTCTGGTCTCTACTTTATTCTCTATAAAGTTCTTGGAATTGGAGAACTATCCGGAATATTATTGCTGGGAGTAATAGAGCTATTAAGGGGATTTAACCATTTAGATGGACTATTGGATCTGGGAGACGCATTAATGGTTAGAGGTAGTAGAGAAAAGAAGGTAAAAGCGTTAAAAGATGTGGAAATAGGATCTGGTGGAATAGGCTTACTATTAGTATACTTATCTATAGAAGTTGTAGCGTTATTGAAACTTGGATTTTCAATCTATACAATTTTATACTTAATCTCATCTGATGTAATATCCAGATCATTTAGTCTATACGTTCTCTCAACTATAAAACCACTTCCCGAAAGTGTACTAGGAAAAATATTTCATGAAAAATTAAGAAATAAATCATTGATATTGATAATTGAGTTAATACCTTTCATCTCCTTGTATAACGTTATACTCTATATTGTACTCTACATTATAATGTATAAAATATGTAAATCACTGGGAGGTTCATCTGGAGATATAACTGGGGCTTCAATAACAATTTCGTTTCCAATATTCTTACTAACTAACGAGGTAACCAATTTAAACTACTCCATAATATCTATCTTGTGTTATTTGTTCTTGCACTTGCACTAG
- a CDS encoding cobalamin biosynthesis protein, giving the protein MLFVLALALVWDLIFSEPPIYIHPVVWTGKISEKIIKPYKGYAYGILLWIVSVLPVLFVFVFLPIIMPMPIYIRIIILAFSLKTTFSIKMLYDIVKKGSVLDDRARYYAQQIVRRDLSKSDKEHIASALIESLFESTVDGITSPIFWFLVLGILGAMLQRLANTMDSMVGYKTEELKKEGWFSAKMDTVINYIPARLTGAIMLLSGLILGLNVRQGLKALKNARMESLNAKYPIAIAAGLLNVTLEKTGYYSVGFGNLPSRKDIENALKLFKSTLILYFALILTIYYYLYGIAFLSYPYGLIKFI; this is encoded by the coding sequence GTGTTATTTGTTCTTGCACTTGCACTAGTATGGGATCTTATCTTCTCAGAACCTCCAATTTACATACACCCTGTAGTTTGGACTGGAAAGATATCTGAGAAGATTATCAAACCGTATAAGGGATACGCCTATGGAATTCTTTTGTGGATAGTTTCTGTTTTACCCGTATTATTCGTTTTCGTCTTTCTCCCTATAATAATGCCCATGCCAATTTACATCAGAATTATAATATTAGCGTTTTCACTAAAAACTACGTTTTCTATAAAAATGCTTTATGACATCGTCAAAAAGGGATCTGTATTAGATGATCGAGCTAGATACTATGCGCAACAGATCGTAAGAAGGGATCTAAGTAAAAGCGATAAAGAGCACATAGCCTCTGCGTTAATTGAATCATTATTTGAAAGTACAGTTGACGGAATTACCTCACCTATCTTTTGGTTCCTAGTACTTGGGATTTTGGGAGCAATGTTACAGAGACTTGCAAATACTATGGATAGCATGGTAGGTTACAAGACGGAGGAGCTTAAAAAAGAGGGTTGGTTCTCAGCAAAAATGGATACAGTAATTAATTACATTCCAGCCAGGTTAACCGGAGCAATAATGCTTCTTTCTGGGCTCATATTAGGTCTTAACGTTAGACAAGGATTAAAAGCTCTAAAAAATGCAAGAATGGAAAGCTTAAACGCAAAATATCCAATAGCAATTGCAGCTGGACTATTAAATGTAACCTTGGAAAAGACTGGATATTATAGTGTTGGATTTGGAAATTTACCTAGTAGGAAAGACATCGAAAATGCACTAAAATTATTTAAATCAACTCTTATCCTCTATTTCGCCTTAATCTTAACTATTTATTATTACCTTTATGGCATTGCCTTCCTTAGCTATCCTTACGGCCTCATTAAATTCATCTAA
- a CDS encoding zinc-dependent dehydrogenase, giving the protein MKSVIMENGKVVIKELPKPKLQQGDVLIKMKACGLCGTDIEKIYGQYTASQPILGHEPSGIIEESTVDWLKPGDRVFAHHHVPCYECYYCKKGSPTMCPYYRKTNLDPGGFSEYFRVPAWNVVRGGILKLPDDVSFEEGSFIEPLATVVRAQRRIRIDDGDTVFVVGIGPMGLLHAMMAKINKAGLVIASDISDFRVDFAYKVGVDYSLNAKKNDVVSEVKRLTEGRGADVTIIASGSPSAILSGIHATRKGGRVLLFGVPYKGTILNYDISELLNNEISIVSSNAAVEEDTREALSIIASKKIDVTRLVTHRFTLDEFNEAVRIAKEGNAIKVIINS; this is encoded by the coding sequence ATGAAAAGTGTGATAATGGAAAATGGTAAAGTTGTAATAAAAGAATTACCAAAGCCGAAATTACAACAAGGCGACGTTTTAATCAAAATGAAGGCTTGTGGGTTATGTGGTACTGATATAGAGAAGATATATGGGCAATACACTGCTTCACAGCCAATATTGGGACATGAACCATCTGGCATAATTGAAGAATCCACAGTAGATTGGTTAAAGCCAGGCGATCGAGTATTTGCACACCATCATGTACCATGCTATGAGTGTTATTATTGTAAAAAAGGAAGCCCTACGATGTGTCCTTATTATAGAAAAACCAATTTAGACCCGGGTGGATTTTCAGAGTATTTTAGAGTCCCAGCGTGGAATGTAGTCAGAGGTGGAATTTTGAAGTTACCAGATGATGTTAGCTTTGAAGAAGGATCTTTTATAGAGCCATTAGCAACTGTAGTTAGAGCTCAAAGAAGAATACGTATCGATGATGGAGATACAGTATTCGTGGTAGGTATAGGCCCTATGGGACTATTACACGCTATGATGGCTAAGATAAATAAGGCTGGCCTAGTTATAGCCTCAGATATAAGTGATTTCAGAGTGGATTTTGCCTATAAAGTTGGAGTGGATTATTCTCTTAACGCAAAGAAAAATGATGTTGTAAGCGAGGTTAAACGACTAACTGAAGGAAGAGGTGCTGACGTTACAATTATTGCCTCTGGATCGCCTTCAGCTATACTCTCTGGTATACACGCAACTAGAAAAGGTGGAAGAGTTTTATTGTTTGGAGTACCGTATAAGGGCACCATCCTTAATTATGATATAAGTGAATTACTAAATAATGAAATTTCTATTGTTTCTAGTAATGCCGCAGTGGAGGAGGACACAAGAGAAGCCTTATCGATAATAGCCTCAAAGAAAATTGATGTGACTAGATTAGTAACCCATAGGTTTACATTAGATGAATTTAATGAGGCCGTAAGGATAGCTAAGGAAGGCAATGCCATAAAGGTAATAATAAATAGTTAA
- a CDS encoding M48 family metalloprotease — protein MDLIITFGLVTLVIMLQFAVVPGIILKRATKVSELNGYPIYMIESNDINAFSLISIWGKHILVTKGLLSKEDNEHIAAALMHEIGHIRLNHHIKMSLCIISIIIVFTYLLNYVIFLVPFVISVLAIQRYLQRRFELEADKFATKFINAKLLHDLITKYGENKISFLSTHPNIKIRLKNISK, from the coding sequence GTGGATTTAATTATTACTTTCGGCTTAGTCACACTGGTTATTATGTTACAGTTTGCAGTAGTACCTGGAATAATCCTTAAAAGAGCTACAAAAGTTTCAGAACTAAACGGTTACCCAATATATATGATAGAATCTAACGATATTAACGCTTTTTCGCTTATCTCCATCTGGGGAAAGCACATATTAGTTACGAAGGGATTATTAAGTAAAGAAGATAACGAACACATAGCTGCTGCATTAATGCACGAAATCGGTCATATAAGACTGAATCATCACATTAAAATGAGTCTTTGTATAATTTCTATTATAATAGTATTCACGTATCTTCTTAATTATGTAATTTTCCTAGTACCATTTGTAATTTCAGTTCTGGCTATCCAGAGATATTTACAAAGAAGATTTGAGTTAGAAGCTGATAAATTTGCTACGAAATTTATAAATGCGAAATTATTACACGATTTGATAACAAAATATGGTGAGAATAAAATATCATTTTTATCTACTCATCCTAACATTAAGATAAGACTTAAAAATATTAGCAAATAA
- the cutA gene encoding glyceraldehyde dehydrogenase subunit alpha, protein MYVGKPVKRLEDPKFLTGSSTYVDDIELPGTLFVAFLRSTKPHAKVRVRKSGHNIFTGEDINPGSDFPIPVEEVTYVGQPIAAVVARDRYEAYDLLESIEVEYEDLPYVIDPQLALKNDVKVYTKKESNIYEYKKWEAGNIEQSFKEADVIVEGELYNQRVIANPLETRGTLAYFDGNRLNVWSSTQSAHYLRRNLMNFLGINNIRVIQPDVGGAFGSKIIAHPEEYAVAKLALKIRRPLKWIPTRSEEIQTAGHGRDKRLKFKVGLKKDGTILGIDGTLIADLGAPYPDANDDEIGNVHSTVRMMLGPYKIQNIRIDEYAVNTNKSPTQSYRGAGRPEATYFIERIINIVSMELGKDEFEIREKNLIKELPYKNALGITYDSGDYLTLLNKAREYYEKLKAETQPNECVGSSMYVEITGFGPWETARIFAKSDGKIVIITGSGPHGQGDGTAFAQIVADILELPIEDIEVRWGDTDIISDGIGTWGSRTVTIGGSAMYKAAEELRKRLTEIGAKMLNADLEEVEYKNGSVIHKKNGKSVTVKEIIQNAYSLGYSLDITSVYNVNKPGYTVPYGVHLALVSIDRETGSIKVKKYIAIDDVGRVINPLLAEGQIIGGAIQGIAQAIYEGAIYSKEGYLLNSNLTDYGFPTAVEAPKVEWHYIEKGFSSHPIGSKGIGEAGTIASTPAVINAVEKCIGRRIPNMPVKPEEAI, encoded by the coding sequence GTGTACGTTGGCAAACCCGTTAAAAGACTCGAAGATCCAAAATTTTTAACTGGAAGTTCAACTTATGTGGATGACATTGAGCTTCCGGGTACATTATTTGTAGCTTTTCTTAGATCTACTAAACCACATGCAAAAGTAAGGGTAAGGAAAAGTGGACATAATATATTTACGGGTGAAGATATAAATCCTGGTAGTGATTTCCCGATACCGGTTGAAGAGGTAACTTATGTTGGACAGCCAATAGCCGCAGTAGTTGCAAGAGACAGATATGAGGCATATGATTTACTAGAAAGTATAGAAGTTGAATATGAGGATTTACCATACGTAATTGACCCACAATTAGCTTTAAAGAATGATGTGAAGGTGTACACTAAAAAAGAATCTAACATTTATGAATATAAGAAATGGGAAGCAGGAAATATAGAACAAAGCTTCAAAGAAGCTGACGTTATCGTTGAAGGAGAATTATACAATCAAAGAGTCATAGCGAATCCTTTGGAAACTAGAGGAACCTTAGCTTACTTTGATGGAAATAGATTAAACGTATGGTCATCAACCCAATCAGCTCATTATCTTAGGAGAAATTTAATGAACTTTTTAGGAATTAATAATATAAGAGTAATTCAGCCAGATGTTGGCGGAGCATTTGGAAGTAAAATTATAGCACATCCAGAAGAATATGCAGTAGCTAAATTGGCTTTAAAAATAAGAAGACCATTAAAATGGATTCCTACTAGATCTGAGGAAATACAGACAGCTGGACACGGAAGAGACAAGAGATTGAAATTCAAGGTTGGTTTAAAGAAAGATGGAACAATATTAGGTATAGATGGCACCTTAATTGCAGATTTAGGGGCGCCATATCCAGATGCAAATGATGACGAGATAGGTAATGTACATAGTACAGTTAGGATGATGTTAGGGCCTTATAAGATTCAGAACATAAGAATTGATGAATACGCCGTAAATACTAATAAATCTCCTACACAATCTTATAGAGGTGCTGGTAGACCTGAGGCTACATATTTCATAGAGAGAATCATTAATATTGTTTCTATGGAATTAGGAAAAGATGAATTTGAAATAAGGGAGAAGAATTTAATAAAAGAACTCCCATACAAAAACGCTTTAGGTATAACTTATGATTCTGGTGATTATTTAACACTTCTAAATAAGGCAAGAGAGTATTATGAAAAATTAAAAGCTGAGACACAGCCTAATGAATGCGTCGGCTCTAGCATGTACGTCGAGATAACGGGATTCGGACCTTGGGAAACTGCAAGGATTTTCGCTAAAAGTGATGGTAAAATCGTCATAATAACTGGAAGCGGTCCTCATGGACAAGGTGATGGTACCGCATTTGCACAAATTGTTGCCGACATACTAGAATTACCTATAGAAGATATTGAAGTTAGGTGGGGCGACACAGACATAATTTCAGATGGTATAGGAACGTGGGGAAGTAGAACAGTTACAATAGGAGGTTCAGCAATGTATAAGGCTGCAGAGGAATTGAGGAAAAGACTAACTGAAATTGGAGCTAAGATGTTGAATGCGGATTTAGAAGAAGTTGAGTATAAAAATGGTTCTGTTATTCATAAGAAGAATGGTAAAAGCGTTACAGTAAAGGAAATAATACAAAATGCATATTCTTTAGGATATTCCTTAGATATAACATCTGTGTACAATGTAAACAAGCCAGGATATACTGTACCTTATGGCGTGCATCTAGCTTTAGTTAGCATTGATAGGGAAACTGGAAGTATAAAGGTTAAGAAATATATAGCAATTGACGATGTTGGAAGAGTTATAAATCCTCTGCTTGCTGAGGGACAAATAATAGGTGGAGCTATTCAAGGAATAGCACAAGCTATATATGAAGGAGCTATATATAGCAAGGAAGGATACTTGTTAAACTCTAACTTAACAGACTATGGCTTTCCTACAGCAGTTGAGGCTCCAAAAGTAGAGTGGCATTACATTGAAAAAGGCTTTTCATCTCATCCTATTGGAAGTAAAGGTATAGGCGAGGCTGGGACAATAGCTTCAACCCCTGCTGTAATTAATGCTGTGGAGAAGTGCATTGGAAGAAGGATACCTAACATGCCAGTTAAGCCGGAAGAGGCTATCTGA
- a CDS encoding RNA-binding protein codes for MQRHVMSSKDAKVFINKIKEKYNIDVSNAKLEVGKEKKEVWYYVDGLLAFFDDFIPTLCGVMKLKIAIPYVIIDEGAVKAVSRGADLFVPGIVEYDCECKEGDIILAKTKTNLPVAILRVVMPKEKALSEKKGKFAETLHHVGDKLWEMCNG; via the coding sequence ATGCAAAGACACGTAATGTCATCTAAAGATGCTAAAGTTTTCATAAACAAAATTAAGGAAAAATATAATATTGATGTATCAAATGCTAAACTAGAAGTAGGTAAAGAAAAGAAAGAAGTATGGTACTATGTAGATGGCTTATTGGCTTTTTTTGATGATTTTATACCCACACTTTGCGGTGTAATGAAACTTAAAATAGCAATCCCTTACGTAATAATAGATGAAGGTGCTGTAAAGGCTGTAAGTAGAGGAGCTGATCTTTTTGTTCCCGGTATTGTTGAATATGACTGTGAATGTAAGGAGGGAGATATTATTTTAGCTAAAACAAAAACGAATTTGCCTGTGGCTATATTAAGAGTAGTAATGCCCAAAGAAAAAGCATTATCTGAAAAGAAGGGGAAATTTGCAGAAACGCTCCATCATGTAGGGGATAAATTATGGGAGATGTGCAATGGTTAA
- a CDS encoding polyprenol monophosphomannose synthase → MVNFSIVIPTYNERDNIVKLIEEINRTIFYNTRILVIDDNSPDGTAQVLQNLNLSNLIVFVRKNERGLGSALRYGIKKAIELESDYVVTMDADFSHDPKYLPEMMKVAQEENYDLVIGSRYIKGGGIENWPLSRKVISKGANYLFKLVSRSPINDNTSGFRIYSRRAAILALECESTDGYEFQICTAFKIIKSNLKFKEYPILFRNRTTGKSKLGFKEIIKWFFYIIRLSLSS, encoded by the coding sequence ATGGTTAATTTTTCTATAGTTATACCCACTTATAATGAGAGAGATAACATTGTAAAACTTATAGAGGAAATTAATAGAACAATTTTCTATAATACAAGGATTCTCGTAATTGATGACAATAGTCCAGATGGTACTGCTCAAGTCTTACAAAATCTAAATTTAAGTAATTTGATAGTCTTTGTAAGAAAAAATGAAAGAGGTTTAGGCTCAGCCTTAAGGTATGGAATTAAAAAAGCAATAGAATTGGAATCTGACTATGTAGTTACCATGGATGCAGATTTTAGTCACGACCCAAAGTATCTGCCAGAAATGATGAAAGTCGCACAGGAAGAGAATTATGACCTAGTTATTGGTTCAAGATATATTAAAGGTGGTGGGATAGAAAACTGGCCATTAAGCAGAAAGGTTATAAGCAAGGGTGCAAACTACTTATTCAAATTAGTCTCTCGCTCACCAATAAATGACAATACATCTGGGTTTAGAATATACTCACGTAGGGCAGCAATATTAGCATTAGAGTGTGAATCGACGGATGGATACGAATTTCAGATATGCACGGCATTTAAAATTATTAAGTCGAATTTAAAATTCAAGGAGTATCCTATCTTATTTAGGAATAGAACAACAGGAAAAAGCAAATTAGGTTTTAAAGAAATTATAAAATGGTTCTTCTATATAATTAGGCTTTCCCTTTCTTCTTGA
- a CDS encoding winged helix-turn-helix transcriptional regulator has protein sequence MELTPRLQDIINILKNKGNINVKDLALEIKVSPKTAKGYARELQRLGLVEMDQDGNLKLKEQKEEHVDKEKLLKTLENHESEIASLKKEIEEIKVELEKLKKKGKA, from the coding sequence ATGGAACTTACTCCTAGGCTTCAAGATATAATAAACATTCTAAAAAATAAGGGTAATATTAATGTAAAAGATTTGGCATTAGAAATAAAGGTTTCACCGAAGACCGCTAAGGGATATGCAAGAGAGTTACAGAGATTAGGTTTAGTGGAAATGGACCAGGATGGCAATCTTAAACTTAAAGAACAGAAAGAAGAGCATGTTGACAAAGAGAAATTACTTAAAACATTAGAAAATCATGAGAGTGAAATAGCGTCACTTAAGAAAGAAATTGAAGAAATTAAAGTAGAACTCGAAAAGCTCAAGAAGAAAGGGAAAGCCTAA
- a CDS encoding ornithine cyclodeaminase family protein, translating to MTLLLKEKEVIELLDYREIYNSLLNAFISFENKLALNLERSRISFHGATLTFQAAAMEKYIGYKTFISGTHLTFLYDTSGNLLSIIESDRLSQARTSVLSILATDFIYGDFTSLGVIGLGKYGLAIVEIANELKKGIKINVFTPSQQRMEKALEVFSNEGIDVSPKNSIKKVCEESEVITTITKAKDPFLKLEYVNSQRKHINAMGSNIPEKIEIYPEVIKASKLIVVEELEQSLKESGELVIAKKMGMLDTSKIVTLSEILSKKINPNKEGITIFKSVGIGLEDLAVGKLIYEKALRKGLGTEIEVKGIWYRELAKK from the coding sequence TTGACACTATTGCTGAAGGAGAAAGAAGTAATAGAATTGCTAGATTATAGAGAAATATATAATTCCTTATTAAATGCATTTATATCTTTTGAAAATAAACTTGCGCTTAATTTGGAAAGAAGTAGAATATCGTTTCACGGTGCAACGCTAACATTTCAAGCCGCAGCTATGGAAAAGTACATAGGATATAAAACATTTATTTCTGGAACCCATCTGACGTTTTTATATGATACTTCAGGGAATCTATTAAGTATAATTGAATCTGATAGACTTTCACAAGCTAGAACCTCAGTATTATCCATCCTAGCTACGGACTTCATATACGGCGATTTCACATCCCTAGGGGTAATTGGGCTTGGAAAATATGGTTTAGCCATTGTAGAAATAGCGAATGAACTAAAGAAGGGAATTAAAATTAACGTTTTCACTCCTTCTCAGCAAAGAATGGAAAAGGCATTAGAAGTATTCAGTAATGAAGGAATAGACGTATCACCTAAGAATTCAATAAAGAAAGTTTGCGAAGAAAGTGAGGTTATAACTACAATAACCAAAGCGAAGGACCCATTCTTGAAATTAGAATATGTAAACTCTCAAAGAAAGCACATAAACGCGATGGGTTCCAATATACCGGAAAAAATTGAAATATATCCAGAGGTTATAAAGGCCTCAAAGCTGATTGTAGTTGAAGAATTAGAACAGAGCCTAAAGGAATCAGGAGAATTAGTGATTGCCAAAAAAATGGGCATGCTCGACACAAGTAAGATAGTAACCTTATCTGAAATACTTTCAAAGAAAATTAATCCAAATAAAGAAGGAATTACAATATTTAAATCTGTAGGTATTGGACTTGAAGATTTAGCAGTAGGAAAGTTAATTTATGAAAAAGCTTTAAGGAAAGGTTTAGGTACTGAAATAGAGGTAAAGGGGATTTGGTATCGAGAATTGGCAAAGAAATAG
- a CDS encoding PLP-dependent aminotransferase family protein: MVSRIGKEIEISPVELGSQIAKKVKINLASGTPDPKKMPVREIKEAYAEVIDEFGPKVLFYPGAGGQEELIKEIEVNFLPLLGLSKQKNEKIVVTSGAQHAMELLGKYFLENDIVAVENPTFIETFNALKLRSSSTVPISLKSDGIDVDELEMLLKIVKINLLYVIPNCHNPAGVNMSEYKRKRLVELAELYDFYIIEDDPYRPIAGSVPQPIKNFDKSGRVIYVSSFSKIIAPGLRVGFILAREDISNKISLLEQLDFSTSTINQYVVARLIKKGLLNEKSKELYAYYKGKMKVLIDSLKEKRMDKFNESMCGFFLLLDLEKDSWNVFHKAVEKGLSFVPAKPFFLRGGDTMARLSISVATHDEIIEGVKLLYESVKSV, from the coding sequence TTGGTATCGAGAATTGGCAAAGAAATAGAGATATCTCCAGTAGAATTAGGCTCTCAAATAGCTAAGAAGGTTAAGATCAACTTAGCTAGCGGAACTCCGGATCCAAAAAAGATGCCAGTAAGAGAAATTAAAGAAGCATATGCCGAAGTAATCGATGAGTTTGGCCCAAAGGTATTATTTTACCCTGGAGCAGGAGGACAAGAGGAATTAATAAAGGAAATTGAAGTCAATTTTTTACCACTTTTAGGTTTGTCAAAGCAGAAGAATGAAAAAATTGTTGTAACTAGTGGAGCTCAACATGCCATGGAGCTATTAGGGAAATACTTTTTGGAAAATGATATTGTTGCAGTAGAAAATCCCACGTTCATAGAAACATTTAATGCGTTGAAGCTAAGAAGTTCGTCTACAGTACCCATTTCCCTAAAGTCTGACGGAATAGACGTAGATGAACTTGAAATGTTATTAAAGATAGTAAAAATAAACTTACTATATGTTATTCCGAATTGTCATAATCCTGCTGGTGTTAATATGTCGGAATACAAAAGAAAAAGATTAGTAGAACTTGCCGAACTGTACGATTTTTACATTATAGAGGATGACCCATATAGGCCTATTGCAGGAAGCGTACCCCAGCCAATTAAGAATTTCGATAAGAGTGGTAGAGTAATATACGTGAGTAGCTTTAGCAAAATTATAGCTCCAGGTTTAAGAGTGGGATTTATCTTAGCAAGAGAGGATATAAGCAACAAAATAAGCCTATTAGAGCAGTTGGACTTCTCCACATCTACTATAAATCAGTACGTCGTAGCGAGATTAATAAAGAAGGGATTACTAAATGAAAAGTCAAAAGAATTATATGCGTATTATAAGGGGAAAATGAAAGTATTGATAGATTCGCTTAAAGAGAAAAGAATGGATAAATTTAATGAGTCTATGTGCGGTTTCTTCTTGCTCTTAGATCTAGAAAAAGATAGTTGGAATGTTTTTCATAAGGCAGTAGAAAAAGGCTTAAGCTTTGTACCAGCTAAACCATTCTTCTTAAGAGGAGGAGACACGATGGCTAGGTTAAGTATTTCTGTAGCAACACATGACGAAATTATCGAAGGAGTAAAGCTACTTTACGAAAGTGTAAAAAGTGTCTAA